GGCGCGCTTCGGTAAGAAATACTTCTCCAGCCGGAGTGAGTTCCACCTTTCTTGGTAAACGACGAAACAACACCACATCTAAGTCTTGTTCCATCTGCCGAACGCTATAACTGATGGCTGAAGGTACTTTGTGCAACACCTCTGCCGCAGCAGTAAAACTGCCCAAACGGGCAACCGTGTCGATCATCTTCAGTGAAGAACGAGAAAATACACTCATAACTACCTTTCAAATTTTTGATTGATAACTACAAATATTAACGTTTTATTTTGTCTACTGCCAAAATAGAATGCACTCCTTATCAGACATAGCTTTGAAAACGCTATGGTCACATTTTATTCGTGAATTTTTTTGAAGAATCGATTATGAAAGTCTCTAAACCACAGCTGTTTTATTTATCAGCACTCTCTATGCTTGGCTTTATCGCCACCGACATGTACCTACCAGCATTTAAAATGATGGAAGTCGACTTTGCGACCGGACCTGAACAGATCGCATTGTCACTAACGGTATTTTTAGTGGGTATGGCAAGCGGACAGTTGGTATGGGGTTTAGCATCCGATAAGTTTGGTCATCGCAACACGCTCGCAGTAGGTTTGGCACTCTTTACTATTTCATCATTAGGCTTAGCATTTAGCGATCAAGTATGGCAGCTACTGACGTTGCGCTTTATCCAAGCAATTGGGGTATGTGCACCTGCGGTAATTTGGCAAGCAATGGTCATAAAACGCTACAGCAGCACCAGCCAGCAAATTTTTGCCACTATCATGCCACTGGTTGCGTTATCTCCAGCGCTAGCACCACAACTTGGCGTGTTACTGGCAGACCACTTTGGTTGGCACAGTATCTTTTACGCGCTAACAGTCATGGGTGTGCTACTGGTGGTAGCTACAATGCGTCAGCCACAAGAGCAAGTGGAAGAGAAACAAACTTCGGTTGCTAATGATATTCGCAGCCTACTAAGCTCAAAAACCTACATTGGTAACGTGATGATGTTTGCGACGGCTTCGGCGGCATTCTTTGCTTACCTTACAGGTATGCCTGAAATCATGGCGCAATTAGGTTATGAAGCAAAAGACATTGGTCTAAGCTTCATTCCACAAACCATCGCATTTATGGCTGGTGGTTGGCTAGGCAAAGCAATGGTCAATAAATACGGTGATGAAAAAGTTCTGCGTCAGCTTGTTGCCCTATTTAGTATTGCTTCAATCATGATTTTTACTGCATCACAGTGGGAACTGACCTCGATTTGGCCAATTCTGGCGCCATTTTGCTTAATCGCGGTTGCTAACGGAGCAATGTATCCAATCGTAGTAAACCGCGCATTGGCTAGTGCCAAACAAAGCCCAGCAACCGCAGCAGGCTTACAAAACAGTCTACAAATCAGCGTAAGTAGCTTATCAAGTGCATTAGTCGCCGCCTTGGCAAGCCAAGCGCAAACGGCAACAGGGATTGCGATTGTAATCTGTATGTTTGGTATGTGGATTGGCTATATAGTGGCAAATCGTGAATTGGCACAAAACTTCACTACGCCAGATAATGCACGTGTTGTAAGTGACGAATAATCACCTTAGCTAAATAGACAAAAGCCGCTCAATTGAGCGGCTTTTTTGATTCTAATGATTCGTTATTATTTCTTAACTGGGCGCACCCAACCAGACACTTTACGCTCTTTAGCGCGAGTGATGACTAACTCACCTTCAGCAACATCTTTAGTCAAAGTGGTACCCGCACCGATGGTGGCACCATCAGCAATAGTCACTGGGGCAATTAACTGGCTGTCAGAACCAACAAACACATCATCACCAATAATGGTTTTAAATTTATTCGCACCATCGTAGTTACAAGTAATGACACCTGCACCAACGTTGACTCGCTGACCAATTTCCGCGTCACCTAAATAAGTAAGATGATTCGCTTTTGAACCTTCACCAAGGCGCGCATTCTTCACTTCAACAAAGTTACCTACATGCGCATCATTACGCAGTTCAGCCCCTGGTCGAAGACGAGTAAATGGGCCAACCGTACATTCTTCACCGACGGTCGCACCTTCGATCACACTGTATGGACGAACGATAGTGTTATCATCGATTTCACAATCTTTCAGCACACAACCTGCACCGATACGTACATTATCACCTAAAGATACAGAACCTTCGATAATAACGTTCACATCAATTTCAACGTCCAAACCACATTGCAATTCACCACGCAAATCAAAACGTGCAGGGTCACGTAACATCACACCTTGTTCAAGTAGCTTCTGTGCTTGCATACCTTGGTATGCACGCTCTAAACGAGCCAACTGAGCGCGATCATTCACCCCTTCAACCTCAATTGGGTTGACTGGATGAACCGCTTCTACCGCACGACCTTCTTGGTGCGCAGCCGCAATAACGTCGGTTAGGTAATATTCACCTTGAGCGTTATTGTTGTTTAGGCCAGATAGCCAACGTTTTAGATCCCCACCGGTCGCAACCATGACGCCTGTGTTGATCTCTTTAATCAGTTTTTGTTCGTCAGTCGCATCTTTTTGCTCAACGATTGCCACCACTGGGCCATTACGACGCACAATACGGCCATAACCCATTGGGTTATCCAGTACCACGGTCAAAAGTGCAATACCGCCATTTGGCTGCGCATCTAATAGGCTTTCAATCGTCTCTGAAGAGATCAGTGGTACATCTCCGTAAAGCACAAGGATCTTCTCATCGTCTTCAAATTGAGGAGAGGCTTGATCCACTGCGTGACCGGTACCTAACTGATCGGCTTGTAACACCCAACTTACTTGCTCATCAGCAAGTGCTGCTTGCATTTGATCACCGCCGTGACCATAAACTAAGTGAATGTTTTGCGCCCCTAACCCAGAGCATGTATCAATCACATGCTTCACCATTGGCTTACCTGCTAACGTATGCAGTACCTTTGGCATGTTGGAGTACATACGGGTTCCTTTTCCCGCAGCAAGGATAACGGCACTAAATTTCATTACTTTACCTATCACGTCGTTGTTCTGAATTTGCGGCTTATTGTAATCCGCTAAATATGAATAGTTAACGCTGATCTACAATTTCTGTAGATAAACAGACAAAAAGGCGGTCATAAAGACCGCCTTTTTCAGAAATGAAACACCTTTAATATCGATTAACGGCGTTTCTTCGTCAGCTCGATAACTCGAAGCTGAGCAATGGCTTTAGCCAGTTCGCTAGCCGCTTGTGCGAAGTCCATATCGCCGTGCTGGTTCTGAATATTCTCTTCAGCGCGACGTTTAGCTTCTTCTGCCTTAGCTGCGTCTAGATCTTCGCCACGGATAGCCGTATCAGCCAGTACAGTCGCTGTACCAGGTTGAACTTCTACCATACCACCAGAGACATAAATGAACTCTTCGTGGCCGTTTTGCATCAAAATACGCACCATACCAGGCTTGATAGCGGTCAGCAGCGGAGTGTGGCCATGGAAAATACCTAGCTCACCTTCGCTACCAGTCACCTGGAACGTTTCAATTAAGCCAGAGAACAATTTTTTCTCTGCACTTACCACGTCTAGATGAAAGGGGATTGCTGCCATATCGCCTCCTAGTTAGCCTTATAGCTTCTTAGCATTCTCAATCGCATCGTCAATCGTACCGCAGTACATGAACGCTTGCTCTGGAATGTCATCGTATTCACCAGCTAGTAGACCACGGAAGCCACGTAGAGTCTCTTTAAGAGGTACGTATACGCCTGGGTCACCTGTAAATACTTCCGCTACGTGGTAAGGCTGAGTCAAGAAACGCTCAATCTTACGTGCACGAGATACAACTTGCTTATCTGCTTCAGATAGCTCGTCCATACCTAGGATCGCGATGATATCTTTCAGCTCTTTGTAGCGCTGAAGTGTTTGCTGAACGCCACGAGCCACATCATAGTGTTCTTGACCAACAACCAATGGGTCAAGCTGACGAGATGTAGAATCTAGTGGGTCAATCGCTGGGTATAGACCCATCGCTGCGATGTTACGGTTAAGTACAACCGTTGCATCCAAGTGCGCGAACGTTGTTGCTGGAGATGGGTCAGTCAAGTCATCCGCAGGTACGTATACCGCCTGTACAGACGTGATAGAACCTTGACGAGTTGATGTGATACGTTCCTGTAGAACACCCATTTCTTCTGCTAGCGTTGGCTGGTAACCTACCGCTGAAGGCATACGACCTAGAAGTGCCGAAACTTCAGTACCCGCAAGTGTGTAACGGTAGATGTTATCGATGAACAGCAGTACGTCACGACCTTCGTCACGGAAACGCTCTGCCATTGTTAGACCAGTCAATGCAACACGTAGACGGTTGCCTGGTGGCTCGTTCATCTGACCATAAACCATCGCTACTTTAGATTCTTCTGGCTTCTCAACGTTAACAACGCCCGCTTCCTGCATTTCGTAGTAGAAGTCGTTACCCTCACGAGTACGCTCACCTACACCGGCAAATACTGAAAGACCAGAGTGTTGTAGTGCGATGTTGTTGATAAGTTCCATCATGTTAACGGTCTTACCTACACCTGCACCACCGAATAGACCGATTTTACCACCCTTAGCAAATGGACAAACTAGGTCGATTACTTTAACACCCGTTTCTAGAAGTGCTGTTTCGTTTGATTGCTCTTCGTAGCTTGGCGCTTCACGGTGGATAGAGTAAAGCTCTTCCGCACCGATTTCGCCACGCTCGTCAATCGCGTCACCTAGAACGTTCATGATACGACCTAGGGTTTTAGTACCTACTGGTACTGAAATTGGAGCGCCAGTATTTACAACTTCAACTCCGCGACGTAAACCATCTGAGCTACCCATTACGATACAACGAACTACGCCACCGCCTAGCTGTTGTTGAACTTCAAGAACTAGACGCTCTTTTGAGTCCGTTACGTTTAGAGCGTCATATACACTAGGTACTTCGCTCTGTGGGAACTCTACGTCGACTACCGCACCGATGATCTGTACGATCTTACCTGTAGCCATCGTTAATCCTCTAAACTATTTCGTTTAACCTAAACTTAAACCGCAGCAGCGCCGCCAACGATTTCTGACAGTTCTTGAGTAATCGCCGCCTGACGGGCTTTGTTGTACACAAGTTCTAAATCTTCAATCAAGTTGGTCGCGTTATCGGTTGCAGCTTTCATCGCAATCATTCGGGCTGCTTGCTCACAAGCAAGGTTTTCTACCACACCTTGGTAAACCTGAGACTCTACGTAACGCACTAAAAGTGTGTCCAATAGAGGTTTTGGTTCAGGCTCATAGATGTAGTCCCATGAGTGCTCACGCTGCATCTCTTCGCTGTCCGATTTAGGCAAAGGTAGCAATTGATCGATCGTTGGTTGTTGAATCATGGTGTTTACAAACTTGTTGAAAACCACATATAGACGATCCAATTCACCTTCATCGTATTTCTTTAGCATTACGCTTACAGAACCGATTAGGTCTTCGAGGCTAGGGCTATCACCCAAACCAGAAACCTGAGCAGCTACTTTAGCGCCGCTGTTTTTGAAAAAGCTGGTTGCCTTTGAACCTACAACGGCAAGTTCAATCTCTGCACCTTTTTCTTTCCAAGCTTGCATGTCTAATAGTGCTTTCTTGAACGCATTAATGTTCAAGCCGCCACACAAGCCACGGTCTGTAGAAACGATGATGTAACCAACACGCTTAGCTTCACGCTCCTCTAGGTACGGATGACGGTACTCTAGATTCGCATTTGCCACATGACCGATCACTTTACGCATTGTTTCAGCGTATGGACGAGAAGCTTCCATTGCATCTTGAGAACGACGCATTTTTGAAGCTGCTACCATTTCCATCGCTTTCGTAATTTTCTGCGTGCTTTTAACACTACCGATTTTATTACGTATCTCTTTTGCGCCGGCCATCGTTACTCTCCATTAGTTGGTGGCATTACTGCCACCGACCTATTACCAAGTTTGGGTTGCTTTGAAGTCGTCAGTCAGTTGCTTAAACTGAGCTTCGATTTCATCGTTGTAAGCACCCGTCTTGTCGATCTCAGCTGCAAGTTCAGCGTATTGACCGCGAGCGTACGATAGTAGAGCCGCTTCGAAATCTAGCAGTTTGCTTAGTTCAACATCTGCTAGGTAACCGCGCTCTGCCGCGAAGATTACTAGTGCTTGGTCAAATACTGAGAATGGCACATATTGCTTCTGCTTCATTAGCTCAGTTACTTTTTGACCGTGGTCTAGCTGTTTCTTCGTTGCGTCATCAAGATCAGACGAGAACTGTGCGAATGCCGCTAGTTCACGATACTGAGCTAGTGCAGTACGGATACCGCCTGATAGCTTCTTGATGATTTTCGTCTGTGCCGAACCACCTACACGAGATACTGAGATACCAGGGTCAACCGCTGGACGAACACCTGCGTTGAATAGCTCAGTTTGTAGGAAGATCTGACCGTCAGTAATCGAGATTACGTTTGTCGGTACGAATGCTGAAACGTCACCCGCTTGAGTTTCGATGATAGGAAGAGCAGTTAGAGAACCAGTCTTACCTTTCACTTCACCGTTAGTGAAACGCTCTACGTACTCTTCGTTTACACGAGCTGCACGCTCTAGTAGACGCGAGTGAAGGTAGAATACGTCACCTGGGAATGCCTCACGGCCTGGTGGACGTTTAAGTAGTAGAGAGATCTGACGGTAAGCTACCGCTTGTTTAGATAGATCATCGTAAACAATCAGTGCGTCTTCGCCGCGATCGCGGAAGTATTCACCCATTGCACAACCTGCGTAAGGCGCTAGGTATTGCAATGCCGCAGATTCAGAAGCTGATGCCACAACCACGATAGTGTTTGCTAGTGCACCGTGCTCTTCTAGTTTGCGTACTACGTTAGCGATGGTAGAAGCTTTCTGACCAATTGCTACGTAAATAGAGTAAATACCAGAGTTTTTCTGGTTGATAATTGCATCGATCGCCATTGCTGTTTTACCAGTTTGGCGGTCACCGATGATAAGTTCACGCTGACCACGACCGATTGGAATCATTGAGTCAACTGACTTATAACCAGTTTGCACAGGCTGATCTACCGATTTACGGTCGATTACACCTGGTGCAATCACTTCTACAGGTGAAGTTAGTTTCGCTTCGATTGGACCTTTACCATCGATAGGCTCACCTAGTGTGTTCACTACGCGACCTAGAAGTTCCGGACCAACTGGCACTTCAAGAATGCGGCCAGTACCTGTAACTTTCATGCCTTCCTTAAGGTCAGCATATGGGCCCATTACTACTGCACCTACCGAGTCACGCTCAAGGTTAAGTGCTAGCGCATAACGGCCACCCGGTAATTCAATCATTTCACCTTGCATCACGTCCGCTAGGCCGTGAATGCGGATGATACCATCGCTTACCGATACGATAGTACCTTCATTGCGAGCTTCACTAACAACTTCGAATGATTCGATGCGCTGTTTGATCAGATCGCTAATTTCCGTGGAATTAAGTTGCATGCTCCAATCCCCATTAAGACTGCAATGCATCGCTCAGGCGGTTCAAACGACCACGCGCTGAGTTATCGATGATTAGGTCTCCGGCTCGAATTATTACCCCACCAAGTAGGGCCTCGTCTACACTGCAATTCAGCTTCACTTTGCGCGCTAAACGCTGCTCAAGTTTGCTACCGATATTTGCTAGCTGCTCATCAGAAAGTTCAGTTGCTGAAGTAATTTCAACATCGATTTCTTTCTCATGCTCTTTCTTCAATGCGAAGAATTGCTGACAAACATCAGGAATAGCCTTTAGTCGACCATTCTCAGCCATCACCTTCAAAAGGTTCTGACCGTGTGCATCCACTTGCTCGCCACAAACTGCAACAAAAATTTCTGCTAACTTGTCGGCAGACATAGAGCTTGCAAGAAGCTCTTTTACTTGTGCGTTTTGCGCGACTTCAGCGGCGAAAGATAACATTTGACCCCATTGGTCTAGTTGGTCTTTCTCCACAGCAAAGTCGAATGCTGCTTTAGCATAGGGGCGTGCGATTGTAGTCAAATCAGACATATGCGCCCCCAGACTTAAAGTTTTGCAGTAATGTTGTCGAGAATATCTTTATGCGCATCTTTATCGATAGAGCGCTCAAGGATTTTCTCAGCACCAGCGACAGCCAGAGTTGCAACTTGTTTGCGCAGTTCATCACGCGCGCGGTTGCGTTCAGCTTCTAGTTCAGCTTCAGCTTGATTAAGGATGTTCTGGCGTTCAACCTGAGCTTCCTCGCGAGCTTCATCTAGAATTTGAGCTTTACGCTTATTAGCTTGCTCAATGATCTCAGATGCTGTGCGTTTCGCTTCTTTCAACTGATCAGAAGCGTTGGCTTGTGCTAGATCCAAGTCTTTTGCAGCTCGTTCTGCCGCTTGTAGACCGTCAGCAATTTTTTTCTGACGCTCTTCAATCGCATTCATCAATGGTGGCCATACATACTTCATGCAGAACCACACAAAGAGTGCGAACGAGATTGCTTGACCTAGCAGAGTTGCGTTCATATTCACAACAGCTACCCCTCTATTTGGACTTAGTGTTAATCAATGGCAAATCGAAATTTACCCTTCGCAATAAGTGATTAACCTAGTTGACCAACGAATGGGTTTGCGAAAGTGAATAGTAGCGCGATTACGATACCGATCATTGGAACCGCATCAAGTAGACCAGCGATGATGAACATCTTAACTTGTAGCATAGGAGCCATTTCTGGTTGACGTGCTGCACCTTCAAGGAATTTACCACCTAGAAGTGCGAAACCAATCGCTGTACCAAGAGAAGCAAGACCGACGATAATACCTACGGCGATTGCAGAAAAGCTCAGTAAAGTTTCCATTACTATCTCCAATTTATAGTTGTTGGCTTAGTGCCCAAATAAAAAGCTTAAAAAAATTAATGATCACTGTCTTCGTGCGCCATTGACAGGTAAACAATTGTCAACATCATAAACACGAAAGCTTGAATCGTAATAACCAAGATATGGAAAATTGCCCACGGTAGTGAACCCATCCATTGTAAGTACCATGGCAGCATTGCTGCACAAAGAATGAATACAACCTCACCTGCGAACATGTTACCGAATAGACGCATACCAAGTGATAGTGGTTTAGCCAATAGCGATACCACTTCAATCAATAGGTTAAACGGAATCATTACAGGGTGATTAAACGGATGTAATGCCAATTCCTTTGCAAAGCCCCCTAGACCTTTCACTTTGATGCTGTAGTAAATCATCAACGCAAACACGCCTAGAGCCATAGCCATGGTGATATTCACATCAGCAGACGGTACCACTTTTAAGTAAGGGATTCCGAGCCAATGCTCAGCTGGGTATGGTAAGAAGTCGATAGGAACTAAGTCCATCACGTTCATCAAAAATACCCAACAAAAGATAGTTAGTGCTAAAGGTGCAATCAGAGGGTTGCGTCCATGGAACGTATCTTTGACGTTTTCCGCGACAAATTCTACGATCATTTCAACAGCACACTGAAGCTTACCCGGTACACCTACTGTTGCTTTCTTCGCTACTTTGTAAAAAATTCCAAGGAAAATTAAACCAGTAAACCAAGAAAAAAACAGGCTATCGATATGTACGTTCCAGAAACTTGCTTCTTCCACCCAGCCAAACTTTCCAAATGAAAGGTTTGAAAGGTGGTGAGCAATATATCCGGATTGTGTTAGCGCTTCACCTGGCGCAGCCATAACTCATCCTATTTTTTGTTGTTAATGAATAGCACTGGCGCACAGATATTAATACCTAGAGCCAGTAAATAGGTTAGTTTTAGGGGAACAAGTTCCACCTGCATATACATGTAGACAAATGAGAACAACACCACTGTGATGAGAATCTTAAGTACTTCTCCGGTGTAGAAGGAAACCGCCACTTTCTTTGCTGCACGCGCCCCACTAAACATGAAAGCACACCAAGCAAATACAGCATTGGCAACGACAAAAATGCCGCCGCCAATCAGCGCAGAAATTCCCCAATTAACACTCACAGTTGCAGCCATTCCAACTGCCACTAACGCAACCGCGCTGAGCTGGATCACTAACAATTGCTTGGCAAGCTCTCGTCCGGGTCTAGCTAACGCCGTTACCATGTATTCATACCTCTAGTAAAATCCACAGCGTTACTTCCTAGATGCTGGGGAAATTGAAAAAATTATACGGTGAGTCGAATTGAATGCAATGAAAATACCGCAAAAAGTTACAATTCTGTTTACAAACCGACAACTTTTACACAAAACCAAATTTTATAAAATTTGATTAAGATCAATTATCTCATTTAGTTCTGCAATTTTGTAATTAATTGCAGAAATATTTGAGGCTCATCTATATTTATCGTTATTTTTGCCTTACCTGATTTCGAGCGTACAATTGCAACTTTAGCCCCCAATGTTTCACTCAATTTCTGTGACATTTGTAGAGCTTCTTCGTCTTTAGTTGCATTTTCTGGCTCAACTACCGGATTCAGGCATTTTTTCACCAATTGCTCAGTTTGACGCACGGTCATTTGCTTGCTCACAACTTGCTGCGCAATCACAACTTGTTGCTCTTCCTGCAAAGCCAACAGTGCACGAGCATGACCCATTTCTAACTGTTTTTGCGCCACCAACTCTTTGACTTCGTCTTCCAGTTGGTTCAAACGCAAAATATTAGTCACACTGGTGCGTGATTTACCAATCACATCCGCCACCTGCTGGTGGGTCAAACTAAACTCTTGTTGTAGACGTTCTAATGCTTGCGCTTCTTCGATCGCATTAAGATCTTCACGCTGAATATTCTCGATCAATGCCATAGCGATCGCTTCACGATCATCTACTTTTTTGATCAAACACGGGACTTTATTCAGTCCCGCTTTGCGCGCAGCACGCCAACGGCGTTCACCCGCAATAATTTCAAACTTGTCGATGCCAATTTGGCGTACCACGATCGGCTGAATAATGCCTTGTGACTGAATTGATGCAGCCAATTCTTCCAGCGCTTCCGCTTCCATCCCTTTACGAGGTTGGTAAACGCCAGTTTGTAGCTGATTAACGTTAAGTTCCGTTAACTGGCCATTGCCTGATAGCTCTTGGCTAAAATTCACGGCCTGCTGGCGCTCTCTCGCCAACGAACTGGTTGAAAGGAGCGCATCAAGCCCTTTACCTAAACCACGTTTAGACATGAATTTATGTTCCTTAAGTTAGTTTTATGCAGGTACTTCTTCTCGACGAAGCATCTCTCCCGCTAAGGCTAAATAAGCCTTTGAACCAGCGGAATGCTTGTCATAGTACATAGCAGGCTTACCATAACTTGGCGCTTCTGCTAAACGAACGTTGCGAGGAATAACGGTGCGGTACACTTTACTACCAAAGTGCTTTTTGAGTTGATCTGAAACTTCATTAGATAGCCGGTTTCGAGGATCGTACATGGTACGCAGCAAGCCCTCAATCTTGAGGTTCTCGTTAACTACAGCGGCTAGTTTGCTAATGGTGTCCATTAACGCAGTTAAACCTTCAAGTGCAAAATATTCGCACTGCATTGGCACTAACACAGAGTCTGCTGCGGCCATCGCATTGATTGTAAGAAGGTTTAGAGAAGGAGGACAATCGATAAAGATGAAATCATAGTTATCGCGAACCGACAGTAAAGCCTGCTTTAATCGCACCTCTCGTGCGAACACTTCCATCAGTTTTATCTCGGCCGCAGTGACATCACCATTCGCTGCAATCAAGTCATAGTGACCGGTGGTTTTGGTGATCACCACATCTTTAAACGGCACTTCTTCCACGAGAAGCTCATATGCGGTGGCGTCCACTTGATACTTGTCGACACCACTCGCCATGGTAGCGTTACCCTGAGGGTCAAGATCGATAACCAATACCTTGCGTTTCGTCGCGGCCATTGAGGCTGCTAAGTTAATACAAGTCGTTGTTTTCCCAACACCGCCTTTTTGATTGGCAATGGCTACAATTTTACCCACGATCTACCTCGCTATTATTCCTTGCGCGATAAGATTACTAGATGACGCTCACCTTCTAACTGAGGAACTTTCAAAGGTTTGATATCGGTCACACAACACCATTCAGGTAGTTCAGCAATCTCATCCTGTGATAATTGCCCCTTGAGTGCTAAGAAACGGCCTGTGTCTGCTTTCGGTAAATGATGACACCACTCGACCATATCAACCATAGA
Above is a window of Vibrio taketomensis DNA encoding:
- the glmU gene encoding bifunctional UDP-N-acetylglucosamine diphosphorylase/glucosamine-1-phosphate N-acetyltransferase GlmU; the encoded protein is MKFSAVILAAGKGTRMYSNMPKVLHTLAGKPMVKHVIDTCSGLGAQNIHLVYGHGGDQMQAALADEQVSWVLQADQLGTGHAVDQASPQFEDDEKILVLYGDVPLISSETIESLLDAQPNGGIALLTVVLDNPMGYGRIVRRNGPVVAIVEQKDATDEQKLIKEINTGVMVATGGDLKRWLSGLNNNNAQGEYYLTDVIAAAHQEGRAVEAVHPVNPIEVEGVNDRAQLARLERAYQGMQAQKLLEQGVMLRDPARFDLRGELQCGLDVEIDVNVIIEGSVSLGDNVRIGAGCVLKDCEIDDNTIVRPYSVIEGATVGEECTVGPFTRLRPGAELRNDAHVGNFVEVKNARLGEGSKANHLTYLGDAEIGQRVNVGAGVITCNYDGANKFKTIIGDDVFVGSDSQLIAPVTIADGATIGAGTTLTKDVAEGELVITRAKERKVSGWVRPVKK
- the atpG gene encoding F0F1 ATP synthase subunit gamma is translated as MAGAKEIRNKIGSVKSTQKITKAMEMVAASKMRRSQDAMEASRPYAETMRKVIGHVANANLEYRHPYLEEREAKRVGYIIVSTDRGLCGGLNINAFKKALLDMQAWKEKGAEIELAVVGSKATSFFKNSGAKVAAQVSGLGDSPSLEDLIGSVSVMLKKYDEGELDRLYVVFNKFVNTMIQQPTIDQLLPLPKSDSEEMQREHSWDYIYEPEPKPLLDTLLVRYVESQVYQGVVENLACEQAARMIAMKAATDNATNLIEDLELVYNKARQAAITQELSEIVGGAAAV
- the atpB gene encoding F0F1 ATP synthase subunit A, giving the protein MAAPGEALTQSGYIAHHLSNLSFGKFGWVEEASFWNVHIDSLFFSWFTGLIFLGIFYKVAKKATVGVPGKLQCAVEMIVEFVAENVKDTFHGRNPLIAPLALTIFCWVFLMNVMDLVPIDFLPYPAEHWLGIPYLKVVPSADVNITMAMALGVFALMIYYSIKVKGLGGFAKELALHPFNHPVMIPFNLLIEVVSLLAKPLSLGMRLFGNMFAGEVVFILCAAMLPWYLQWMGSLPWAIFHILVITIQAFVFMMLTIVYLSMAHEDSDH
- the punC gene encoding purine nucleoside transporter PunC, coding for MKVSKPQLFYLSALSMLGFIATDMYLPAFKMMEVDFATGPEQIALSLTVFLVGMASGQLVWGLASDKFGHRNTLAVGLALFTISSLGLAFSDQVWQLLTLRFIQAIGVCAPAVIWQAMVIKRYSSTSQQIFATIMPLVALSPALAPQLGVLLADHFGWHSIFYALTVMGVLLVVATMRQPQEQVEEKQTSVANDIRSLLSSKTYIGNVMMFATASAAFFAYLTGMPEIMAQLGYEAKDIGLSFIPQTIAFMAGGWLGKAMVNKYGDEKVLRQLVALFSIASIMIFTASQWELTSIWPILAPFCLIAVANGAMYPIVVNRALASAKQSPATAAGLQNSLQISVSSLSSALVAALASQAQTATGIAIVICMFGMWIGYIVANRELAQNFTTPDNARVVSDE
- the atpH gene encoding F0F1 ATP synthase subunit delta, with product MSDLTTIARPYAKAAFDFAVEKDQLDQWGQMLSFAAEVAQNAQVKELLASSMSADKLAEIFVAVCGEQVDAHGQNLLKVMAENGRLKAIPDVCQQFFALKKEHEKEIDVEITSATELSDEQLANIGSKLEQRLARKVKLNCSVDEALLGGVIIRAGDLIIDNSARGRLNRLSDALQS
- the atpE gene encoding F0F1 ATP synthase subunit C, which encodes METLLSFSAIAVGIIVGLASLGTAIGFALLGGKFLEGAARQPEMAPMLQVKMFIIAGLLDAVPMIGIVIALLFTFANPFVGQLG
- the atpF gene encoding F0F1 ATP synthase subunit B codes for the protein MNMNATLLGQAISFALFVWFCMKYVWPPLMNAIEERQKKIADGLQAAERAAKDLDLAQANASDQLKEAKRTASEIIEQANKRKAQILDEAREEAQVERQNILNQAEAELEAERNRARDELRKQVATLAVAGAEKILERSIDKDAHKDILDNITAKL
- a CDS encoding F0F1 ATP synthase subunit I; this translates as MVTALARPGRELAKQLLVIQLSAVALVAVGMAATVSVNWGISALIGGGIFVVANAVFAWCAFMFSGARAAKKVAVSFYTGEVLKILITVVLFSFVYMYMQVELVPLKLTYLLALGINICAPVLFINNKK
- the atpD gene encoding F0F1 ATP synthase subunit beta, producing the protein MATGKIVQIIGAVVDVEFPQSEVPSVYDALNVTDSKERLVLEVQQQLGGGVVRCIVMGSSDGLRRGVEVVNTGAPISVPVGTKTLGRIMNVLGDAIDERGEIGAEELYSIHREAPSYEEQSNETALLETGVKVIDLVCPFAKGGKIGLFGGAGVGKTVNMMELINNIALQHSGLSVFAGVGERTREGNDFYYEMQEAGVVNVEKPEESKVAMVYGQMNEPPGNRLRVALTGLTMAERFRDEGRDVLLFIDNIYRYTLAGTEVSALLGRMPSAVGYQPTLAEEMGVLQERITSTRQGSITSVQAVYVPADDLTDPSPATTFAHLDATVVLNRNIAAMGLYPAIDPLDSTSRQLDPLVVGQEHYDVARGVQQTLQRYKELKDIIAILGMDELSEADKQVVSRARKIERFLTQPYHVAEVFTGDPGVYVPLKETLRGFRGLLAGEYDDIPEQAFMYCGTIDDAIENAKKL
- the atpA gene encoding F0F1 ATP synthase subunit alpha; the encoded protein is MQLNSTEISDLIKQRIESFEVVSEARNEGTIVSVSDGIIRIHGLADVMQGEMIELPGGRYALALNLERDSVGAVVMGPYADLKEGMKVTGTGRILEVPVGPELLGRVVNTLGEPIDGKGPIEAKLTSPVEVIAPGVIDRKSVDQPVQTGYKSVDSMIPIGRGQRELIIGDRQTGKTAMAIDAIINQKNSGIYSIYVAIGQKASTIANVVRKLEEHGALANTIVVVASASESAALQYLAPYAGCAMGEYFRDRGEDALIVYDDLSKQAVAYRQISLLLKRPPGREAFPGDVFYLHSRLLERAARVNEEYVERFTNGEVKGKTGSLTALPIIETQAGDVSAFVPTNVISITDGQIFLQTELFNAGVRPAVDPGISVSRVGGSAQTKIIKKLSGGIRTALAQYRELAAFAQFSSDLDDATKKQLDHGQKVTELMKQKQYVPFSVFDQALVIFAAERGYLADVELSKLLDFEAALLSYARGQYAELAAEIDKTGAYNDEIEAQFKQLTDDFKATQTW
- a CDS encoding F0F1 ATP synthase subunit epsilon — protein: MAAIPFHLDVVSAEKKLFSGLIETFQVTGSEGELGIFHGHTPLLTAIKPGMVRILMQNGHEEFIYVSGGMVEVQPGTATVLADTAIRGEDLDAAKAEEAKRRAEENIQNQHGDMDFAQAASELAKAIAQLRVIELTKKRR